The following coding sequences are from one Chthonomonadales bacterium window:
- the nadC gene encoding carboxylating nicotinate-nucleotide diphosphorylase yields the protein MDPGLREAVRLVARRALAEDVGTGDVTTTATVPADARGVGVIVARQEGIVAGLDVAAAVFRRVDGRLRFSASVRDGDRASPGTELCEVRGSARSILTGERVALNLLQRLCGIATLTARFVEAVSGTPARIVDTRKTTPGLRALEKYAVTVGGGRNHRMGLYDSVLIKDNHLVAAGGVAAAVGRARAAVPHTMTITVECETLAQVDEAMTAGADILLLDNMDDPTRAEAVCRARGRALTEASGGITLATAADIARTGVQILSIGALTHSAPALDISLDLREERQ from the coding sequence ATGGACCCGGGTCTGCGCGAGGCCGTGCGCCTCGTGGCGCGCAGGGCACTGGCCGAGGACGTCGGCACCGGCGACGTCACCACCACGGCGACGGTGCCGGCCGACGCGCGCGGCGTCGGGGTGATCGTCGCGCGGCAGGAGGGCATCGTCGCCGGGCTGGACGTCGCCGCCGCGGTCTTTCGCCGCGTCGACGGCCGCTTGCGCTTCTCGGCCTCGGTGCGCGACGGCGATCGCGCCTCGCCAGGGACGGAGTTGTGCGAGGTACGCGGCTCCGCGCGATCCATCCTGACGGGCGAGCGCGTCGCGCTCAACCTGCTTCAGCGGCTCTGCGGGATCGCGACCCTGACGGCGCGGTTCGTGGAGGCCGTGTCGGGCACGCCGGCGCGCATCGTCGATACGCGCAAGACAACGCCGGGCCTGCGGGCACTGGAGAAGTACGCCGTCACGGTGGGGGGCGGCCGAAACCATCGGATGGGTCTCTACGATTCGGTGCTGATCAAGGACAACCACCTCGTAGCCGCGGGCGGAGTGGCGGCTGCCGTCGGACGCGCGCGCGCGGCGGTCCCGCACACGATGACCATCACCGTTGAGTGCGAGACGCTGGCGCAGGTCGACGAGGCGATGACCGCTGGAGCCGACATCTTGCTGCTCGACAACATGGACGACCCGACGCGCGCCGAGGCCGTGTGCCGCGCGCGCGGCCGGGCCCTGACGGAGGCCTCTGGCGGCATCACGCTGGCAACCGCCGCCGACATCGCGCGCACGGGCGTTCAGATCCTCTCCATCGGCGCGCTCACCCACTCCGCCCCGGCACTGGACATCAGCCTCGACCTGCGCGAGGAGAGGCAGTGA
- a CDS encoding biotin--[acetyl-CoA-carboxylase] ligase: MSPVRRRPLGDGTYLVECDVVSSTQDEARARLRAGLRGLAGVRAGYQVVGRGQERRRWVAPPDTCLLVTYVFEGDDCRPERANRLAFVAGVAVCEALRVSAGLEARLKWPNDVVIEGRKLAGILVETVTVWLRERAPRVPQQRPHAAALVGIGLNVNVDRFAPEVGPRATSVLLETGRVHAVEDIEEAVRVALRLARPLAWEETLARWRALDVTAGVRFGAKVEGVAVEGTAEGVADSGALLLRCGDRLLEAMSATHCEPT; this comes from the coding sequence GTGAGCCCCGTCCGCCGTCGGCCACTCGGCGACGGCACGTACCTGGTAGAGTGCGATGTCGTCTCCTCCACCCAGGACGAGGCGCGCGCCCGCCTCCGCGCCGGGCTGCGTGGGCTGGCCGGCGTGCGAGCCGGATACCAGGTAGTCGGGCGCGGCCAGGAGCGCCGGCGCTGGGTGGCGCCGCCGGACACCTGCCTGCTCGTGACGTACGTGTTCGAGGGCGACGACTGCCGACCGGAGCGCGCCAACCGGCTCGCCTTCGTGGCGGGCGTCGCCGTGTGCGAGGCGCTCCGCGTGAGCGCCGGCCTGGAGGCGCGCCTCAAGTGGCCGAACGACGTGGTGATCGAAGGCCGCAAGCTGGCGGGCATCCTCGTGGAGACGGTGACCGTATGGCTGCGGGAGCGCGCGCCGAGAGTTCCGCAGCAGCGGCCGCACGCGGCGGCGCTCGTCGGGATCGGCCTTAACGTGAACGTGGACCGGTTCGCGCCGGAGGTCGGCCCGCGGGCCACCTCGGTGCTGCTGGAGACCGGGCGCGTCCATGCGGTCGAGGACATCGAGGAGGCCGTGCGCGTGGCGCTGCGGCTGGCGCGGCCACTGGCCTGGGAGGAGACGCTCGCGCGATGGCGCGCCCTCGACGTGACCGCCGGTGTGCGCTTTGGCGCGAAGGTGGAGGGTGTCGCGGTCGAGGGGACGGCCGAGGGCGTGGCGGATTCGGGAGCGCTGCTGCTGCGCTGCGGCGACCGTCTTCTGGAGGCGATGTCCGCGACGCACTGCGAGCCGACCTAG